The window CCCACTTCACCACCGAGGTGGGTTGCAACAGCCCTAAGGCCACCATCCATTTTGGAGAGCCCCAGTGCGGACCCAGCTTCATTCGCAGTATCACCATTCATGGTGAAATCCATAAACAGATTTATTATGTCAACAAAGATGATGATGTCCGTCATATGGCCGAAGATATTCCCTTTACCAAAAATATTGTTTTAAATCCGCCACTGCCGGTTAGCAATCCCGGCAACGTGGACATTGACTTCCGCAATGTGGATGTAAACGTTGATTTTGAGCTGCCGAGGGCTTCCCGTATTCAGCAGGTGGCCACCATTTCCTTTGTTTTAAAGATTACCGAAGACCAACAGGTATTTATCCGCGTTTGCCCGTCTCCGGATCAGATTTGCGGCACCGAGCTGGTAGCGGATCCCAGTCTGGAAAACTGGTTGGGAGATAACACGCCGGTGGCCTGGAGCGCCAGCAATGTAGTCCGGTCCGACACAGCCCACACCGGTACTTACTCGGCCCAACTGGGCGATAACCGCCAGGAAAGTGCAAACTTGAGCCAGACCATTAATGCTACTTTTGCCCGGGCCGGTTTGAATTACCGGATGTGCTTCTGGGCCAGATCGGTTGCTCCCGAGGCTCAAATTGGAACCCAAGCCAATCAGTTTACACTGACGGCTGAACTGGTCTTTTTTGATGCCAATGGAAACCGCCTGGCCGGGTCTACGGTGACCCGTACCGGCACCGAATTAAGCAATGGCTGGCAGCAGATTTGCGCGCAGAATGTTACTGCGCCGGAGGGCACTGCTCTTGCCCTGGTATCCTTCCTGTTCGAGCCCAATAATGTGCAGCCCCCCAACGGGTCCGCCGTACTCATTGATGATGTTTCCGTCATGTGCATGAGCTAAGAGAAGCATTCGCTAGACCTATTAGCTGTCCGAAGCCCGGGCAGCTTGCTTTTTTTATTCTCTGGGAAGGATCAAAAATCCTAAGTAACTAATTTGATCGGTCCTTCATACTATGATATTGTTAGTTTTTTGACTTTAAGGGGGGAACCAGGTGGAAAAGGCGAAGAAGGAAGAAGCCATGATTCCGGCCGTACCTACGGGTCAGGGGATGTCCGGGGGACTGGAGGATGCTTTGTTTAAGCTGCTGGATCACCAAACCCGATATGGGACAGATCAGAACCACACCATGATTACGCTGGCCTTGATGAATTTGCTGGGTATTGTGAACTGCATGAACCGCCTGCTGCCGGAAGGAGAGGTAACGCAGGGAACCGGCGATTTGGCTGCTCAAATCGGCAAGATGCTGGGCGTACCGGATGCCCCGGGAGCAGGAGTGGCCTCCGGACAGCGGGGGGGCATGGGTGGCCTTGATCCGGCCCTGCTGGCAGCCCTGGCCGGCATGATGGGCGGCCTTCCCAGAGGAGCAGGTACAGGGGAAGCGGGAGGAAAGCCCGGTTTAGACCCGGCCTTGCTGGGGGCACTGGCCGGGATGATGGGAGGCGGCGGGCCGGGAGGCGGCAATCCGGCGGCTCTGATGGGCATGCTGGCGAATTTAATGGGCAGTTTCCCTGGACCAGGACGTCCGTCGGAGGTTCCGCGGCACCGAGAAGAAGCTGCCGGCCACAGGGGAGAAGAGAGACCAGGACGGACCGAAGAAAAGTCGGGTCCGGTAAAAGAAACCGGTAGAAAAGAACCTCAGACCGGGCCCCGGGGTACCATCAAATGGGACCCCAGATTAGGCGTGCCGACATCAAATTAAGGGGGAGTGTTTCCGTTGTTAGGTAATTTTGGCGGGATAATTTCTCAGGTGCAGAATTTGCAAGCGTCCCTAAAGGGGATTACCGTGGAGATCAGTGTGGGTGAAGGGGCTGTTTCCGTAGCCATGGATGGCTCTCAGCATTTGCTGGGAGTTAAGATTGCTCCTGAGGTAATCAATACTGAAGACATCGCCAGGCTGGAAGATTTGGTCACCGAAGGCTTAAGCAAGGTTCAGACTGAGACCAGAAACCGCATTCAACAGGAGAT is drawn from Desulforamulus ruminis DSM 2154 and contains these coding sequences:
- a CDS encoding DUF3794 domain-containing protein translates to MPNGTLPLDCVLVKLPIVLADVPGSISVDNVTCLEEVARKVDHIDVVVRDLEADPHFTTEVGCNSPKATIHFGEPQCGPSFIRSITIHGEIHKQIYYVNKDDDVRHMAEDIPFTKNIVLNPPLPVSNPGNVDIDFRNVDVNVDFELPRASRIQQVATISFVLKITEDQQVFIRVCPSPDQICGTELVADPSLENWLGDNTPVAWSASNVVRSDTAHTGTYSAQLGDNRQESANLSQTINATFARAGLNYRMCFWARSVAPEAQIGTQANQFTLTAELVFFDANGNRLAGSTVTRTGTELSNGWQQICAQNVTAPEGTALALVSFLFEPNNVQPPNGSAVLIDDVSVMCMS
- a CDS encoding YbaB/EbfC family nucleoid-associated protein: MFPLLGNFGGIISQVQNLQASLKGITVEISVGEGAVSVAMDGSQHLLGVKIAPEVINTEDIARLEDLVTEGLSKVQTETRNRIQQEISKLTGINVANLPNLFQG